acgaagtccatagtaatgcgcccccacttccactctggtataggcatctgctgaagtaggccacccggcctctggtgctcatacttaacttgctggcaattcaaacgcttagccacatactccactatgtccttctttattctctgctaccaataatgttatctcaagtcacgatacatttTTGTCGCACCCGGATGAATGAAGTACcgcgaactgtgtgcctcctctagtatcctctccctcagaccatcaacattaggaacacataggcaacCCTAGAGTCGCAAAATACCATcttcgccaatagaaacctccctAGCACTACCCTAAATCACTATCTCTCTGAGAATCGCCAAATATGGATCATCGAACTttcgggccttgatctgccccaataataaagactgagcaacaaCGCACGCAAGAAAttggctgggctctgaaatatccaacctcacaagtttgttagccaagtactgaatgtccaaagctagtggcctctcctctactagaatgaatgccaagctacccatactctctgttttcttgcttaaggcatccgcgacctcatttgccttgcccggatgataaagaatggtgatgtcataatccttcagtaactcaagccatctacgctgcctcaaattgagatctctctgcttgaacaaatgttgtaagctgcaatgatcagtataaacctcacatgacactccatacagataatgcctccatatcttaagagcatgaacaatcgcagcCGACTCCAAATCGcgcacatgataattcttctcatggatcttcagctgacgtgaagcatatgcaataactcgcccctcctacatcaatacacaccccaaTCCAACGCACGAAGCGTCGCAATATGTAGTATACAACCCTGAACCGGAAGGCAATACAAGAACAtgtgctgtagtcaaagctgtcttaagcttctaaaatctcgcctcacaatcatcggaccaatggaagggagcacccttctgggtcaatctagttagaggtgatgcaatagatgaaaaaccctgCACAAATCATCTATAATAGCTTgttaaccccaggaaactcctgatctcggtcactgaagtaggacgtggccaactctgaactgcctcaatcttcttgggatccaccttagtACCCTCTCCtaacaccacatgccccaagaatgccaccaactctagccaaaactcacacttggagaacttagcatatagcttttgCTCTCgtaaggtctgaagcactactctcaaatgctgctcgtgctccccatgctacgtgagtatatcaagatgtcgtcaatgaaaacgatgacaaaggaatcaatataaggcctgaacacccggttcatcaagtccataaatgctgctagggcattagtcaaaccaaaggacatcactagaaatgcataatggccatatctagtccggaatgtAGTCTTCagaacatccgagtcccgaatcttcaactgatggtaccctaaCCTCAAGTTGATCTTatagaacaccctagcaccctgcaactggtcaaaaaatcatcgatatgaggcagcggatacttgttcttgatggtgaagTTGTTCAACTgacggtaatcaatgcacatccgcatagtcccgtctttcttcttcacaaataacactggtgcaccccaaggcgatacactgggtctaacaaacccctttgctaacaactcctcaagcttctccttcaactccttcggagccatatggtacggtggaatagatataggctgggtgcttggagccaaatcaatacaaaaatcaatatcatgATCCgggcatgccaggaagatcagaaggaaacacataggCGAACTCccgaactactggaactgaatcaatcatcggagactcTGCGCTGGTGTCccaaacataagctagataagccacacaccccttctcgaccatataccgagccttcaggaaagagataacccgactagatgtatcaactgttgaatccttccactccaaccttggcAACCCTAGCATTACTaatgtaacagtcttggcatggcaatctaggatggcgtgatatggagataaccaatccatgcccagaatgatctcaaagtcgatcatatcaagcaacaggaGATCCTCTCTCATCtcgaaaccacagaatgtgaccatacaggaccggtagatccgatccacaaccacaaaatCACCTACAGGAATGGACACATGAATAGGAGTGTCCAAAGGCGCAGGAGGAATAACCGGGaaacgagcaaacagagatgatacatacgaataggtagaccttggatcatataataccgaagcatctctaccgTAGATGGAAATAATACCTTTGATGATgacatctgaggccaatgcatctggcctagccggaagggcatagaatctggtTGGGGCGCCAGTTGGCTGTCTTCCACCTAACTGAGCAGTAGCTGGCTGAACTCTCCCTacttggcctccacctctgggacGACCTCTACCTGTCTGTCCCCGCCTTTGAGAGGCTGAGCAACCagtgctgaaatcataggctgTTGACCCTGCTGTACTAccttgccccgaagtctggggcaggtcctcttcatgtgacccggatctccacactcatagcaaccccTCAGCACTATTGCCTGCTGCCCTGAAGTCTAAGCCTGTTGACCCGAATatccactagaagaaccctgaatggctggtgggcgatatgaactctctggcatgacACTAAAGTAAGCATTAGAAGAACCCTGATGACCAGAATACCCaccggaggaaccctgaatagctggtggacGGTAAGAACTCTCCGGCATCGCGCTGAAATAAGGTCTCACTAGAGCACCTCGGGGAGGTagtggtggtgctgaatacggGGGCATGTTGGGCTGACCCCTCCCGGTGTTCCCCCTACCCCTAGTTGGGGCACCTATGAACCCTCCAGAATACCGAGCCCTCTTGTCCTGTTGAaactgctctctacccctctggcgaTAACCGTCAATCCTGCGAGTAATCTccaccactagctgatactcagtacccatctccacctctcgggccatgctagctCGAATATCGGGGTGCAACCCCGCAACAAATCTCCGCACTCTCTCTACATCCATGgaaagtatcatgagtgcatggcgagacaactcagaaaatcccgcctcataatcggtcacagacatctgaccctgctcaagatgctcaaactgataccgcatCTCTTCCCTCTCAGAGAGTGGAATATACCTATCTAAGAATAACTATGTGAATTGACCCCAAGTGAGGGGAGAAGAACCTGttggcctgccaagaacataaaactgccaccatctacgggccttgccctccagctgaaaagtagtgaagtcaaccacatgcgactccaatatcctcatgttgtgcagtctgtccctacaCCTATCTATGAAGTCCTAGGCATCCACATGACGCTCACCCCTGAAGACAGGAGGGTGAAGTCagtccatctgtccaataacTTGTGTGGGTCACCATCCGTAGCTGGTCTGGGCTAAGGCACCACTGCAGCAACTGGCTGAGCCCCATCTGCGGGTAGTGCACCCGAAGACTGATACACTGCAGCTGCATGACCAGGAGCCTGAGCATTAGGGGTCTATACTCCCCCTCCtgcctgtgatgtagctggatctgctggaaataaaccagcccaAGTCATGGTAtccatgaaccgcaacatacAACCTATGATCTCCTAGAAACCTGGTGCTGTCATAAAGTCTGTCGGGGTAGGCTCGGCTACGGGCAACTCGCCCTTCTCTTCAACGATAGGATCTCCCATAGGATCTGCTCGTAGTGCTAATAGGATAGCTCTGGGACGCCCTCATCCCCTACCTCAGGCCGATGCCCTTTCCCGGCCTCTGCCCTTGGCCTTTAGCAatggggggagcagctcctcccgggtcGGGAACATCAatcgtgcgtgtcctcaccatctgtgagagaataaaagaggggaatttagtataccaaccactacacgataggaaatgaataaagagtagttttcctaacaccctatagcatgtcgaagataaatacaaacgtctctgtaccgatccgcaagactctattaggtttgcccatgacttgtgagacctacgtgaacctagtgctctgataccatgttgtcacaacccaattccactataggtcatgatggcgcccaacaccctTGTCAGACAAGCCAACACGAAAGTATtaataagtgtcacgacccaaaatctaaccatggtcgtgatggtgcctatcgtgttacaaggcaagcctattcccaaaatattactacttatttgattataagaatttaataaaacatttccaataatttaattcctgataaactaaaccaactctaaataCAATTAATATAAAATACGAAAACGAGTCCCaaacattggggtgtcactaagtcatgagtgTCTAAAACTATGAACTAAGAAATATAACTGTCTAACTGTCCAAAATAAGAAATAAcaaaaggagtaacaaggtcTTGCGGATGCTGGCAGCTACCATGCAATCTCCACAGATAGCCGGCCTAAAATCAACGATCGCCGCTCTCTAACTCACCTGGATATGCACATAAAGTggagggtgtagtatgagtacaaccaactcagtagtaacagaaataactaagagcaatagtgacgagctaagcaaaatagtccaattatttattttcacaattttttaaaaaataaacatggataaacaggtaaattccataacttagtaaataccacaaagaaatttaatagaaaaatgcagcaacaacaaaagtaaatgcaactTCACAACAATGTCACTCTATCACTCagcactcaacactcaatacactcaacactctgtgatcactgggggtgtatacagactccagaggggctcccaaagcccaagcgctaagcacggacaactcacgtgctaccatatcaatacctggattcACACGGTCAACTCAcatgctacgcggacaactcacgcgctatggtataaatacctggacccgcacggtcaactcacgcgctatggtattaatatcctcacaccCAGGCCATCATATCGATACCTGAATCTGtatggtcaactcacgtgctatgcggacaactcacgtgctatggtattaatatcctcacaaccaggccctcggcctcactcagtaatgtacctcactagcctcaccatcgtcaacaaataagggaacacaacccacatcaagtatcacatCATATTAacaaataatagagactgaggtaaacatgtacaataatttctatgactgagtacaaataatgtgagcaagaataaagcctaagcatgatctctaacatgaaggcaaacaagttcaacaacaagtaaacacataaccacaaATAATAGCTATTAGGCCTTGCAGTCTCACGGGACGGACCGAGTCTCAATCCCTCGAGGTATACActcacacgctcgtcacctagtatgggtatcacctccaaacaatcacatgatatcaaattctccgGATTTATACCCTCAAAGtcagagttaaaactgttacttacctcaaccgcaTAAAATCCTACTTCGGGATGCCCTCGTCTCTGGAATCGATCTCCAAAAGCTCCAAATCTAACCATAATCAGATTAATACCATCACCATGTGCTAAAAAATTGAATTCCACAATACAAACTACAAAATATGCCAGAAATCGGCCAAAATTCggccccgagcccacatctcggaatcaatAAAAAATGGTAGAATAATAAACCTCGTTCTTTCGCGAGTCTAatcatataaaatttatcaaaattggactccgtttggtccctcaaatcctcacttaaaactctccaaaactcaaacccaACTCCCTTAATTTcgctttgaaatcatcaatcaaatcccaaaaatgatgatgaattcatgaaatataaccaaaaccgagtagagaacacttaccccaatctatatggtgaaaatcgcctccaaaatcgtccaaatccgagctccccaactcaaaatatgatcgaatgaacaaacccttattttatatatttttctgccagttattctgcctcgtttctcatgCCAAATGATCTCAAAACTCACTTTTTATGCCTCTAATGGATTCTTTGTGAAATTCTAGTTAAGTTAGACTTTTGAATCAcaccatttgaccttataatgaatgagatatgttggc
This sequence is a window from Nicotiana sylvestris chromosome 3, ASM39365v2, whole genome shotgun sequence. Protein-coding genes within it:
- the LOC138887894 gene encoding uncharacterized protein encodes the protein MRYQFEHLEQGQMSVTDYEAGFSELSRHALMILSMDVERVRRFVAGLHPDIRASMAREVEMGTEYQLVVEITRRIDGYRQRGREQFQQDKRARYSGGFIGAPTRGRGNTGRGQPNMPPYSAPPLPPRGALVRPYFSAMPESSYRPPAIQGSSGGYSGHQGSSNAYFSVMPESSYRPPAIQGSSSGYSASQRRGQTGRGRPRGGGQVGRVQPATAQLGGRQPTGAPTRFYALPARPDALASDVIIKGIISIYGRDASVLYDPRSTYSYVSSLFARFPVIPPAPLDTPIHVSIPVGDFVVVDRIYRSCMVTFCGFEMREDLLLLDMIDFEIILGMDWLSPYHAILDCHAKTVTLVMLGLPRLEWKDSTVDTSSRVISFLKARYMVEKGCVAYLAYVWDTSAESPMIDSVPVVREFAYVFPSDLPGMPGS